From the Methanobrevibacter sp. genome, one window contains:
- a CDS encoding MarR family winged helix-turn-helix transcriptional regulator, giving the protein MKYEKTMGFYESNRLGDILFIFHKNHKKYLNDELLKYDLSLIQALCILMIHEGHELNQNDLVQGLYLTKGAITKAVKKLENCGWITREKSSKDRRHYLLKLTEKGEKFIPVLYEINSEWETKMGLSELNPEFMEIFNELTLKAIDLNLKKE; this is encoded by the coding sequence ATGAAATATGAAAAAACAATGGGTTTTTATGAATCGAACAGATTGGGGGATATCCTATTCATTTTCCATAAAAACCATAAAAAATATCTCAATGATGAACTTTTAAAATATGATTTGAGTCTAATTCAAGCTTTATGTATCCTGATGATTCATGAGGGTCATGAATTAAATCAGAATGATTTAGTTCAGGGATTATATTTAACAAAAGGTGCAATAACCAAGGCGGTTAAGAAATTGGAAAACTGCGGTTGGATAACTCGTGAAAAATCATCTAAAGACCGGAGACATTATCTATTAAAACTAACTGAAAAAGGTGAAAAATTTATTCCTGTTCTGTATGAAATTAACAGTGAGTGGGAAACAAAAATGGGACTCAGTGAGTTAAATCCTGAATTTATGGAAATTTTTAATGAGCTGACTTTAAAAGCAATTGATTTGAATTTAAAAAAAGAATAA
- a CDS encoding GNAT family N-acetyltransferase codes for MKWKLKKFDELSTDELYGILKLRAEVFVVEQNCPYQDLDDKDKCSYHLFLEDGGEVIAVSRIIPENVSYDEMSIGRVVVKKTYRGQGISKTMMKNAIKFIIEELKKDKIRLSGQAYLIDFYSNLGFKKVSDVYLEDGIEHFEFLYEV; via the coding sequence ATGAAATGGAAGTTAAAGAAGTTTGATGAATTATCAACAGATGAATTGTATGGGATACTAAAATTGCGTGCTGAAGTATTTGTTGTTGAACAGAATTGTCCTTATCAGGATTTGGATGATAAGGATAAGTGTTCATATCATTTGTTTTTGGAAGATGGTGGGGAGGTTATTGCTGTTTCAAGAATCATTCCTGAAAATGTTTCCTATGATGAAATGTCAATTGGAAGAGTTGTCGTTAAAAAGACTTACCGAGGACAAGGTATTTCAAAAACCATGATGAAAAATGCTATAAAATTTATTATTGAAGAGTTGAAAAAAGATAAAATCCGACTTTCAGGGCAAGCTTATCTAATCGATTTTTATAGCAATTTGGGATTTAAGAAAGTTTCTGATGTCTATTTGGAAGATGGTATTGAACATTTTGAATTTTTGTATGAAGTTTGA
- the dph5 gene encoding diphthine synthase, whose amino-acid sequence MFYLVGLGLFDEKDISLKGLECLKNVDKIYAEFFTSRLFGSSFEAIEELIGQKIEVLVRNEVEEEHKFIDEAKTQDIALITGGDPLIATTHSDFLVQCSKKGIDFEVIHGSSILSSAPAISGLQGYKFGKVTTIPFPDYNFYPKSPYEAIEENLKNDLHTLVLLDIQAHKDRYMTVNQGLEYLLNIHEDLDREGLITPDTLAMGIARVGSSDVVVKAGKISELIDFDFGGPLHCIVVPAKLHIVEAEYLVEIAGADSKILDDV is encoded by the coding sequence ATGTTTTATTTAGTGGGTTTAGGATTATTTGATGAAAAAGACATATCTCTTAAAGGATTGGAATGTTTAAAAAATGTTGATAAAATTTATGCCGAATTTTTCACATCAAGGTTATTCGGTTCTAGTTTTGAAGCTATTGAAGAGTTGATAGGTCAAAAAATTGAAGTTTTGGTAAGAAATGAAGTTGAAGAAGAACATAAGTTTATAGATGAAGCTAAAACTCAGGATATAGCTTTAATTACTGGAGGAGATCCTTTAATTGCAACAACTCATAGTGATTTTTTAGTTCAATGCTCTAAAAAAGGAATTGATTTTGAAGTGATTCATGGCTCATCGATTCTATCTTCAGCACCGGCCATTTCCGGTCTTCAGGGTTATAAATTTGGAAAAGTCACTACAATTCCATTTCCCGATTATAATTTTTATCCGAAATCTCCTTATGAGGCAATTGAGGAAAATCTTAAAAATGATTTGCATACTCTGGTTTTGTTAGATATTCAGGCACATAAAGACAGATATATGACTGTTAATCAGGGTTTGGAATATCTGTTGAATATTCATGAAGATTTGGATCGTGAGGGTTTAATTACTCCTGATACACTTGCTATGGGTATTGCTCGTGTTGGTTCAAGTGATGTTGTTGTTAAGGCAGGAAAAATCTCTGAATTAATTGATTTTGACTTTGGAGGTCCTCTTCATTGTATTGTCGTTCCGGCCAAACTTCACATTGTTGAAGCTGAATACTTGGTCGAAATTGCCGGAGCAGATTCCAAAATACTTGATGATGTTTAG
- the mtnA gene encoding S-methyl-5-thioribose-1-phosphate isomerase, with product MKTLEWEDNKLKLIDQRKLPDELTYVYCEDYQDVIEAIKNMTVRGAPAIGVSAAFGMALADIGGIDLNKAAKEIKAARPTAVNLFWAVDRVLNSEDALSEALKMYEEDMATNRAIGKYGAEVINDGDTVLTHCNAGALACVDYGTALGVFRAARDAGKNINVICDETRPRGQGASLSVWEMQQENIPVKLIPDVASGYLMSQGKIDKVVIGADRIAKGGVVNKVGSFMVALAAKHHNIPFYVAAPYSTFDNDIDIYDTIIEERDGDEVRYYGGARICPEGTEVINPAFDITPKELITGIITERGIIDPI from the coding sequence ATGAAAACACTGGAATGGGAAGATAATAAATTAAAACTTATTGATCAAAGAAAACTTCCTGATGAGTTAACTTATGTTTACTGTGAGGATTATCAGGATGTTATTGAAGCAATTAAAAATATGACTGTACGTGGCGCTCCTGCTATTGGGGTATCAGCAGCATTTGGAATGGCATTGGCAGATATTGGTGGTATTGACCTGAATAAAGCTGCAAAAGAAATTAAAGCTGCAAGACCAACTGCCGTTAATTTATTTTGGGCAGTTGATAGGGTACTCAACAGCGAAGATGCTTTATCTGAAGCGCTAAAAATGTATGAAGAAGACATGGCAACAAACCGGGCTATCGGAAAATATGGTGCTGAAGTAATAAATGATGGTGACACTGTTTTAACTCATTGCAATGCAGGGGCTTTGGCTTGTGTTGACTATGGTACTGCCCTTGGTGTTTTTAGAGCAGCACGAGATGCAGGTAAAAATATTAATGTGATTTGTGATGAAACACGTCCCCGTGGACAGGGTGCAAGCTTAAGTGTTTGGGAAATGCAACAGGAAAATATTCCTGTAAAATTAATTCCGGATGTTGCATCAGGATATTTGATGTCGCAAGGAAAAATTGATAAAGTTGTCATAGGAGCAGATAGGATTGCAAAAGGGGGCGTTGTAAATAAGGTAGGTTCATTTATGGTTGCACTTGCTGCAAAACATCATAATATTCCATTTTATGTGGCAGCACCATACTCTACATTTGATAATGATATTGATATTTATGATACCATTATTGAAGAAAGGGATGGTGATGAAGTAAGATATTATGGTGGTGCAAGAATTTGTCCTGAAGGAACTGAAGTAATCAATCCTGCATTCGATATCACCCCTAAAGAATTAATCACAGGTATCATAACAGAAAGAGGAATAATTGATCCGATTTAA
- a CDS encoding class I SAM-dependent methyltransferase family protein, translated as MKCVKVPLKQLNDTRINLMEKGLMSMEYRIKACDDFGYIPITEDIDDYTIVDIELEPMKKVPHNFSELLEDELTHDEIENLRTSFDTIGDVVILEIPENLESKKQIIGDAALEFTKRKAIYMKKSAIKGTTRVRDLEFLSGVDDSITIHKEHGARLKLDVRQVYFSPRLATERKRVMESVNDGERILDMFCGIGPYPIVIAKNKNVDITAVDINKYAIKYLDENIKLNKLKGNITTYCGDVREVSESFKTKFDRIIMNLPGLAYTFLDVSVDLIEDGGIINYYEFSDSYETGIKRLENACSKAGKQAEIINCRKVKSTSPGEWHMAIDGKINS; from the coding sequence ATGAAATGTGTAAAAGTTCCATTAAAACAATTAAATGATACACGTATAAATTTAATGGAAAAAGGATTAATGAGCATGGAATATAGAATAAAAGCATGCGATGATTTTGGATATATTCCCATAACTGAAGATATTGATGATTATACGATTGTAGATATTGAATTGGAACCTATGAAAAAAGTTCCACACAATTTTTCTGAATTGCTTGAAGATGAGTTAACCCATGATGAAATAGAAAACTTAAGAACCTCATTTGACACTATTGGAGATGTCGTAATATTGGAAATTCCTGAAAACTTGGAATCCAAAAAGCAAATCATTGGTGATGCGGCACTTGAATTTACAAAAAGAAAAGCGATTTACATGAAAAAAAGTGCAATAAAAGGCACAACAAGAGTGCGCGATTTGGAATTCCTATCTGGAGTCGATGATTCTATAACCATTCATAAGGAACATGGCGCCCGTTTAAAACTAGATGTTCGTCAAGTTTATTTTTCACCAAGACTTGCAACTGAAAGAAAGCGTGTGATGGAAAGTGTTAATGATGGTGAAAGAATATTGGATATGTTCTGTGGAATAGGCCCTTATCCAATCGTTATTGCTAAAAATAAAAATGTGGACATAACTGCAGTTGACATAAATAAATATGCGATTAAATATTTAGATGAAAATATTAAATTAAATAAGTTAAAAGGCAATATCACAACATACTGCGGAGATGTTCGCGAAGTTAGCGAATCATTTAAAACAAAATTTGATAGAATAATAATGAATCTTCCAGGTCTTGCATATACTTTCCTTGATGTTAGTGTTGATTTAATTGAAGATGGTGGAATAATTAATTATTATGAGTTTTCTGATTCATATGAAACTGGAATAAAACGATTAGAAAATGCATGTTCAAAAGCGGGAAAGCAAGCGGAAATCATTAATTGCAGAAAAGTCAAATCAACTTCCCCTGGCGAATGGCATATGGCGATAGATGGAAAAATTAACAGTTAA
- a CDS encoding 3-hydroxyacyl-CoA dehydrogenase codes for MSIKKVVVAGGGVLGSQIALQSAYCGFDVTIWLRSEGSIERAKPKLERFKNIYVDTLEAMKTDASAYCRGLATKTDLSEEELDELKQKAQDAYDSLTLTTSYEEAAKDADLIIEAIAENPEQKIAFYTELAKYMDEKTILVTNSSTLLPSMFAEYTGRPEKYLSLHFANTIWANNTAEVMGHPGTEQEYYDKVVKFAEDINMIPLKLKKEQPGYILNSLLVPFLNAGQALLANDVADHETIDKTWMLATGAPAGPFHILDIVGLTTAYNIVIMKPEAQDPETTPGKIAKMLKEKIDKGETGINAGKGFYEY; via the coding sequence ATGAGCATAAAAAAAGTTGTAGTAGCTGGAGGAGGAGTACTTGGAAGTCAAATTGCCCTTCAAAGTGCTTACTGTGGATTTGATGTTACAATCTGGCTTAGAAGTGAAGGATCAATTGAAAGAGCTAAACCTAAACTTGAAAGATTTAAAAACATCTATGTTGACACTCTTGAAGCGATGAAAACCGACGCAAGTGCTTACTGCAGAGGACTAGCTACAAAAACCGATTTAAGTGAAGAAGAACTCGATGAGTTAAAACAAAAAGCACAGGATGCATACGACAGCCTGACATTAACAACAAGTTATGAAGAAGCTGCAAAAGATGCAGACCTAATCATCGAAGCTATTGCTGAAAATCCAGAACAGAAAATTGCATTTTACACTGAACTTGCAAAGTATATGGATGAAAAAACCATACTAGTAACCAACTCTTCAACATTATTGCCATCCATGTTTGCAGAATATACTGGAAGACCTGAAAAATACCTTTCACTTCACTTTGCAAACACCATTTGGGCAAACAATACTGCTGAAGTAATGGGACACCCCGGAACTGAACAAGAATACTACGATAAAGTAGTTAAATTCGCTGAAGACATTAATATGATTCCTTTAAAGCTTAAAAAAGAGCAACCAGGATACATATTAAACTCACTTTTAGTTCCGTTCCTAAATGCGGGTCAGGCATTGCTTGCAAATGATGTTGCAGACCATGAAACAATTGATAAGACATGGATGTTGGCTACTGGAGCACCTGCAGGACCATTCCACATTTTAGATATTGTAGGACTCACCACAGCATACAATATTGTTATCATGAAACCTGAAGCACAAGATCCGGAAACTACCCCTGGAAAAATAGCTAAAATGCTTAAAGAAAAAATCGATAAAGGTGAAACTGGTATTAACGCAGGAAAAGGATTTTACGAATATTAA